The genomic stretch GGCGGTCGTGCCGCTGTCGGAGATGTTCGGGTACTCGACCACCCTGCGCTCCATGAGCCAGGGGCGGGCCGTGTACACCATGCAGTTCGCGCACTACGAGGAAGTGCCGAAGTCGAAGGCCGAGGAGATCATCGCCAAGGTCCGCGGCTGAGGCGGCTCGCTCGACCGGGGGCGGTTTCCGCCCCCGGGATGAGCCCAGTCAGCCGATTCGTTCAACTCTTCACCAGAGGGATTCAAACCAATGGCCAAGGCCAAGTTTGAGCGCACCAAGCCGCACGTGAACGTGGGCACCATCGGCCACGTCGACCACGGCAAGACCACGCTGACCGCCGCGATCACGCGGATCCAGGCGGCGAAGGGGCTGGCCGACTTCGTGAGCTTCGACAACATCGACAAGGCT from Longimicrobium sp. encodes the following:
- a CDS encoding GTP-binding protein; the protein is MAKAKFERTKPHVNVGTIGHVDHGKTTLTAAITRIQAAKGLADFVSFDNIDKA